Below is a window of Rhipicephalus sanguineus isolate Rsan-2018 chromosome 9, BIME_Rsan_1.4, whole genome shotgun sequence DNA.
gtgtgaaacacgagatgcaaagcaaccccattcttgtattcttcagacttcgtaatgaAGTGCTACGAAAGAGAAACCTTGATAACAACAATATAACAGCATCATAATTTGTGCGATAGGCACCAGAGGCATTGGAGTATGTGGCACAGGACAACGGCTatgagcaagtgtcatggcaatgtcataaccaaaaagaaaaataaaagcgagaaaacaaaaggACAGCTGGGCGCAGATGTTAGTGCGCCTGTTTTTGTCGAGACTGTGCGAACGCctccacgtgactctgctccaccaatagggacgagCAGACCTCaccacctgccctcgctggaggactctggcagaaATATAAAGGAATATCACAGTCTTTAGTTTTGtttaggtggcttagtggcagcagtatcagcttgagaaattgagttcagccaacgtttattgtctCTCACAGTGGTGTCACGATTGCAACAGTATCTTAAGGTACACGGTACATTATTTCATGTATCGGAACTagagatactgatacacgtctagAGAGACGTATCGCGAGACGGATAAAGGTTGCCCAGAGAGTATTCTCGATACTGCCCAGCGTTGGCAGAATTGGCGCAGCAGCAGTATCACTGTATGCCATGAAACTGAAAATGAATAAGACGCAACAGGTACTGTTTTTCTTAACGAATGTATCTCTTGTGCTGATCTTTTATGATTGCAAAAGAACTCACGGTGGATGTCAGAGCCACATCCCAGCAGCAGTTGCAGCTGTTCCTGATGGTCGCGACAGTCCCAGCTAAGCACAGAGTTGCCACCACAGCCACGCAGCAGCAGGCCTGCTGTGGCCCCTCCTTGAGGTAGCAGGAAGAGACGTCCCAGGATGGGTCCACAGCTGCCTCctgcctgctgctgctgcaccaACGTAAGCGGCCGTGATGGCTGCTCACAGTCGCCCAGCCGCAGCTCCACTATGTGCGGTGTCCTCCTCAGGAGCCCCAGGCAGCGCCGCTGGCTGGCACTGCACAGGGAACACCTGCTCAGTCAAGATGGCCAAGACACATGCACAGTGCCACCCACCACTGATGCACGGCCTGGACCTTGAAGCGTGCTTCAGCTGGCTCACTCAGAGCTGGCAGTGGCTCAAGACAGCGCAGCCGTGTGGCACCCATGAGCAGCACATCGGCTGCCAGCACCTTCAGAGGTGCACCAGCCTCCCCGAGTGGCTGCCAAGCACCTTGTGAGAACCAGTCTGGCCAGCTGCACTCACGACCCGTCAGCATCGGAGGTGGCCACAGACGCAATGTGCGTGATCCCTCGGTGGCACCACTCAGGGCATCACACGTCGCATCCCCCGACTGAGCAAGTTGCCAGCCACCGTCGGCCTGCTCGTAAGCAAAGCAACGCAATCGATCGGCATCTGTCTTGGCTGCTGCATGCACCAGTCGGCCAACCAGGTAGCGCACCGAGCCCTCCTTCCAAGAAGCCAGGCACGTCAGCTGCTCCTCTGCATTAGACAGCCAGCAGTCTAGCGAAGCCCAAAGCAGCAAAACAACTCACCTCTACTTTCGGAGCCCAGAACGCTGGCACAGGCCTGGAAGCGTAGCAGCAGCCGGCTGGGCTCAGTGCAAGACTCCAGGTTCGAGGGGGGATTGGCACAGTCACCGCCACCCTGGTTGTAGCTGAAGAGCAGGGGGCCCTGCATGGGGCACTCCTGCTCACTGCCGTTGAGTCGAAAGAGCGAGTACAGGCTGGCATCACCTGCAAACTCAGCACACACGGCTGCGTGCGATGTCTGGTGTGAGCAAGCTGTCTCTTTGTACTGCAGCACATTTGTGTGCTTAGCACTGATGCCCAAGCAGCGCACACAGCCAGTCTCGGACAGCAAAAACTTGCTTTCGCGGCCCTCCAGACAGCGGCCCCGCGTGGATATGTGGGTGCGGTTGATGCGCACAGGTTCCCGTGCTCCTTGCAGGAACCACTCACCCCACCAGGCCACTGGAAAGTCGCAGCCATCTCCTCGGCACACTGTAATTGGTGAATATCTCTTAATGTATACCGTGGAGAATGAGGGGAGCTTTGTTTACACCCTGTGTATGTTCTAATGCTTTCACAAAtatgcaaaatagttactgcacTGAAAGGAGTATCAAAACATAGGTACACACAATTGCTTATACTTAATATAGACCCAttagatacactcaaacctcgttataacaaagacacacctgccacgaaaataacttcgttatatccgaaaattccttataaatatttatttttaacactgtatctatgacaagactattcttcatttactttgttataaccgatcattcgttatatccatgttcgttatatggAGGTTAGAGTGAATATGGAGGCCTCTGCACAAATCGTTACAGGGTGTTGCTCCTGAAAGAACGTCATTTTTGACCTTTTCCaataacatgcatgcattcaGTTTTCCAGCTATTTTCACAGCCTTCATCCTCAgcatcaaatcaaatctttatttccaccgtgtaTTTTACAGATGGAGGACAATGGAAAAAAAAGCTGTCTATAGGCGGCTTGACTAGTCCACAGCCTATAATGTATGGCGTGTGgccaacagcaaagaaaaacagtcaATTGACAAGTGAAAACATAGTATTAGTGCAGAATAAAAGTAATACACaacagcctgaaaaaatgcatagaaaaaaaaaatacaatgccAGAATAAACGAAATTAATTTTCTTCTACAAACATCTATCTAAGTTTTGCATCTTCAGCTATTTCACATCATCCTACAACAGCGTCTCTCCACTGATCGGCTATGGACTGTATGCTGCATACATACCCTAATTAATCCAAGACTGGCAAAATTAGCTTGCCAAACAGCTGTTAGTGATTTGAAGTTCTTTAAAAAGTGTAGCACAATTTTCTTTAAAATCAAAGTACCAAATGCATTTAATTATGGCCCCTCAGGGTAATTGATATTGTGAGGATTGAGGCGCCATCCTGTTCATATTTGCCAGCTCAACATCCGTGAAGTGCTGCTCCCAGTGGCAACATGATGGTTATGGCTATCCTGCTGGAGCTACTTCTGCACACATAACTGTCCGTCCTCTTGATGGCATATCACATCCTACAATTTTGTCATGGAAGCTCTCTGGAATGACTGGGGGGGTTGTTTCGGAATAGCAGATGCCAAAAAGAGATGACATGCGCTCGCCGTCATCTTAGTGAGAACTCGACGAATTGCGATACAGGCACTTGGGGACTACATCTTCGCTAGTCATTACGCTTGGCATTATCTTCTAAAGGTTGTTCCACCTTGCGAGaaggtgcgattacgagtggcagcGAACATTTGAAGCTGatatttattgcttttcttattttATGTGTCCCATGAAGCTTCCGTGAACAACACGGCGGACTGTTGCCTGCTGACTGCGTTGTGCACATGTCTGAAAGTTATGTACACATTCGTACGCACATGTGGAGGCGCCTTTCGAGTTTACTTTTTGTAGTTTACAGTGTTGTGTCTGTTTTCTGCGCAGTTAGCGAAGACTATTGTGAtggaactagctatttcgcttgGTCATATATGTTTGCGtgtgtgaccccttttggaactTATCCATTCCAACCAGGTCTTCGATGTTAGAATACACTGATGGCATAAAAATGACTGTTTTTTGCGTGACACTGGTTGGTCGTGGACGGCATGCGAGCTTACTTCGGTCTATACGCCAGTATGCATTGTACGACGCGTTGACGTGAAAAAACGGAGAATAATTCAGAAATGTAAACATCCTTTTGCTGTTTATCTCATCTTCGGTTTTGTCTTTTTTCACCTCCTAGTAATTCTACCATGCAGTATCTATGAttattaccaactagctcagacaAAAGCTGTGCTACATCAGATTTTCGGAAGTGCCATCTAGGACTGGAAGAGAGGCCCAGGCATCGATCATCAGCCAAAACGACTTCAATTCGCGTAatacagaagtttattttagctATAACATGCAGTCATGGTGCCGATACCGccacatgtctcaagttaagacagaacgcaaactgaccAATGCGTttgtgcgacgtagtatgcgatagtcGCAAGCAGGTATATGCTCGAGCTCTCTTGGGGGCATGATCACTTTCGTGAGATTTCGCACCGTGTTGTGCAGTGTTTGTTACATGTACTGCACAGAGGTGAGCTTGTTAAACCGTTaacggcgcggcagctcacccTGCATACTTCTCGAGGCGCCATGTGCCTGCTGGCCGTTTTGTGGACGGGGCGAGTTGTGCGTGACCTTGCGAACATACGCGATTGTATCCCAAATACGCATACTTGAGAATATCCCTTCaactcttcagcaaacctagccacatatttccaaGTGGGCAATGCAGACAAAACCAATGCGCATGCGGAGCAaggtttcgtttgctgccacggcggtagcgtttgtttgcATTTACGCTGGATGTCCCAGCGTTCAATTTTGCAATCatcgggcagcttcgggttgtctcaggattcccacacacgtgaccacgatgtttcctgtcccgaccagaactagctggctgatcctctggctgccagcgaactgccaga
It encodes the following:
- the LOC119404590 gene encoding uncharacterized protein LOC119404590, with amino-acid sequence MAAAGCAPSLLLLLLLLVHAVCRGDGCDFPVAWWGEWFLQGAREPVRINRTHISTRGRCLEGRESKFLLSETGCVRCLGISAKHTNVLQYKETACSHQTSHAAVCAEFAGDASLYSLFRLNGSEQECPMQGPLLFSYNQGGGDCANPPSNLESCTEPSRLLLRFQACASVLGSESREEQLTCLASWKEGSVRYLVGRLVHAAAKTDADRLRCFAYEQADGGWQLAQSGDATCDALSGATEGSRTLRLWPPPMLTGRECSWPDWFSQGAWQPLGEAGAPLKVLAADVLLMGATRLRCLEPLPALSEPAEARFKVQAVHQCASQRRCLGLLRRTPHIVELRLGDCEQPSRPLTLVQQQQAGGSCGPILGRLFLLPQGGATAGLLLRGCGGNSVLSWDCRDHQEQLQLLLGCGSDIHRFRCHGSWEENGTRLLVASAVSSQRHYCIAVLAQRVQFAESPPACVPGLPWPWLSFELTRTDSCDSQETSAAAGQWPLLPMLVLLMLPLAVQRLS